The Swingsia samuiensis genome contains the following window.
AATTCCTAGAATATAGAGTAACTGCCAGCCGAAAGGGTTGAGATACCAACCATTAGGGTCCAGCCAATTCGGGATGGTGAGGTGAGGATCAATGTTTGCAATTGCCCAGATGATTATGCTTGAGGCTAATAAGAGCCAAACACTCTTTTTGAGAACCATATAAATTAAAGGGAAAAGAGCTAGTAAAACGATATAAAGAGGTAGAATGTTTAAATAGCTGGGGAGCGCATCAAAAGTGAGGATACGCCACACCCAATCATATCCGTGAGCTAATTGGGGTTCTAAAATATATTCTGGGACAGGCTGATAATGGCGCCAGTGTCTTACTGTCCAAATAAAGATAAATGTCAGCCCGGTTTGATAAATATATAGCTTTAAGCATCGGCTGAAAATACGTTGAAAACCAGTGAGCCAACCTTGTCGATCAATAAGACGCCCATAAGCAAGAAAAGACGCATACCCTGCTAGCATAACAAATATCTCAGCAGCGTCTGCAAAACTGAAGTTTCTTATTGTAATGCGATTAGCGAGATCATCAGGGACATGGTCTGCCAGCATCATGAGCAGGGCGAGGCCACGTAAAGCATCGACACGATGATCTCGAAGATGTTTTTTAGGAGGGTTTGAAGTTAAAGATGGGGTCGACGCTTGCATTGGTATGAATAAGTCCAAAGGAAGCAAGAGTAATTACATTGTTTCCTATTTATTAAAATATAAAAAATAATCACGCGTAAAGCACTTCTATTATAACATTTAGTTTATTATTTAATTTTTTATGAAGTTCACCCTATTTTTTTAATAAAGGGCGGAGTGTAGAAATAACATGTTCAGGTGTAATCATGTAGCTGCACTCAAACATACGGTCTGTACCCTTGAAGTAAGGGCAGAAAAGTGGGTCATTTCGATCTAGTAGTTGTGAGGTATCATTAGCACACCCAGTGCAAACATGACGGTTGATTACTCGATACGGCGTAAAGAACTCGTTAAATGGTTCGGTAAAACCACTAATCATTACGACAGGCGTGTTTACAGTCCATGCAAGCCAAGAAAGACCAGA
Protein-coding sequences here:
- a CDS encoding OpgC family protein, which codes for MQASTPSLTSNPPKKHLRDHRVDALRGLALLMMLADHVPDDLANRITIRNFSFADAAEIFVMLAGYASFLAYGRLIDRQGWLTGFQRIFSRCLKLYIYQTGLTFIFIWTVRHWRHYQPVPEYILEPQLAHGYDWVWRILTFDALPSYLNILPLYIVLLALFPLIYMVLKKSVWLLLASSIIIWAIANIDPHLTIPNWLDPNGWYLNPFGWQLLYILGILGAVWATSNHGSLPSYRWLKFICWSYLFGAFILCFPYEYWHLGALRLFPVPPSIGKATLAPWRLLDIMSIFYLVQSSQKMKELATTKLGQAFALLGRNSLEVFSFGTVLDLLGRLVFSTFGTGIFLQIILNIVGFSLTYALAIPLDKARQKAKAARTATSIHTSIKRSG